From the genome of Hydrotalea sp.:
CGTTTGCCCTCTAACAATTCTTCGCATGTTCTTCTGATACGCCGCGCGCGGGTTTCGGGTTTTTTGGCATCCTCGACCCAGCAGATAAATTCGTTGCGCGCCAGCGGCGTTATATCATCCCACAAGATTT
Proteins encoded in this window:
- a CDS encoding YdeI/OmpD-associated family protein, with translation MAKEISLPHKMPKDLQAALLADAQTKILWDDITPLARNEFICWVEDAKKPETRARRIRRTCEELLEGKRRPCCWPGCPHR